From Vreelandella neptunia, the proteins below share one genomic window:
- a CDS encoding trans-3-hydroxy-L-proline dehydratase produces the protein MRSSKVIHVVSCHAEGEVGDVIVGGVAPPPGDTLWEQSRWIAQDETLRNFMLNEPRGGVFRHVNLLVPSKDPRAQMAWIIMEPADTPPMSGSNSLCVATVLLDSGILPMTEPVTHLVLEAPGGLVEITAQCRDGKAEKVEVRNVASFADKIDRWIEVEGIGSLQVDTAYGGDSFVIADAQQLGFSLHADEAADLVTTGLKITHAANEQLGFTHPLNPEWSHISFCQIAAPVSHESGVATATNAVVIRPGKIDRSPCGTGCSARMAVLHEKGQLKVGERFIGRSIIGSTFDCRIEGQCDMEGRPAIIPSLAGRAWITGTHQHLLDPSDPWPEGYQLSDTWPRDLT, from the coding sequence ATGCGTTCAAGCAAAGTCATTCATGTTGTCAGCTGTCATGCCGAGGGAGAAGTCGGAGACGTCATCGTCGGTGGCGTCGCCCCACCACCTGGCGATACGTTATGGGAGCAATCACGCTGGATTGCACAGGATGAAACCCTGCGCAATTTCATGCTCAACGAGCCACGCGGGGGCGTATTTCGCCATGTCAATCTACTGGTGCCGTCAAAAGACCCTCGTGCCCAGATGGCGTGGATCATCATGGAACCCGCCGACACACCACCGATGTCCGGTTCTAATTCGCTCTGTGTCGCGACGGTGCTGCTCGATAGCGGCATTCTGCCTATGACGGAGCCTGTCACCCATTTGGTACTGGAAGCGCCAGGGGGGCTGGTTGAGATTACCGCGCAATGCCGAGACGGCAAGGCCGAGAAAGTTGAAGTGCGTAACGTAGCGTCCTTTGCCGACAAAATTGACCGCTGGATCGAGGTTGAAGGGATAGGATCGCTGCAAGTCGATACCGCCTACGGGGGCGATAGCTTCGTCATCGCGGACGCCCAACAGCTGGGGTTTTCACTGCATGCTGATGAAGCAGCCGATTTAGTCACCACCGGCCTTAAGATTACCCATGCTGCCAATGAACAGCTGGGGTTTACGCATCCATTGAATCCAGAATGGTCACATATATCTTTTTGCCAAATAGCGGCACCGGTGAGCCACGAAAGCGGTGTAGCAACCGCCACGAATGCAGTGGTGATTCGTCCTGGTAAGATTGACCGCTCTCCCTGTGGCACCGGCTGCTCTGCACGCATGGCGGTGCTGCACGAGAAAGGCCAATTGAAGGTTGGAGAGCGCTTTATCGGCAGATCAATTATTGGCTCGACGTTTGATTGCCGAATTGAAGGCCAATGCGATATGGAGGGTCGACCAGCAATTATCCCCAGCCTAGCTGGCCGGGCCTGGATTACTGGTACTCATCAACATTTACTCGATCCCAGCGACCCATGGCCAGAGGGTTATCAGCTTTCAGACACCTGGCC